A region of Gadus morhua chromosome 18, gadMor3.0, whole genome shotgun sequence DNA encodes the following proteins:
- the atp2a1l gene encoding ATPase sarcoplasmic/endoplasmic reticulum Ca2+ transporting 1, like: MENAHAKTPAECLTFFSSNEATGLTPDQFKKNLAKFGHNELPAEEGKSVWELIYEQFEDLLVRILLLAACISFVLAWFEEGEETVTAFVEPFVILLILIANAIVGVWQERNAEDAIEALKEYEPEMGKVYRSDRKSVQMIKAREIVPGDIVEVSVGDKVPADIRLVCIKSTTLRVDQSILTGESVSVIKHTEAVPDLRAVNQDKKNMLFSGTNIAAGKAIGIAVYTGVSTEIGKIRDQMAATEQEKTPLQAKLDEFGEQLSKVITLICIAVWAINIGHFNDPVHGGSWIRGAVYYFKIAVALAVAAIPEGLPAVITTCLALGTRRMAKKNAIVRSLPSVETLGCTSVICSDKTGTLTTNQMCVTKMFIIKGVEGDHVNLDAFDISGSKYTPEGEVSQGGAKTNCSAHDGLVELSTICALCNDSSLDYNESKKIFEKVGEATETALCCLVEKMNVFNSNVKNLSFIERANACCTVVKQLMTKKFTLEFSRDRKSMSVYCTPGKGDGGAKMFVKGAPEGVIDRCTYVRVGTTRVPLTDAIKDKILAVIKDWGTGRDTLRCLALATCDNPLKPEEMKLEDSTKFADYECDLTFVGCVGMLDPPRKEVSGSIQLCRDAGIRVIMITGDNKGTAIAICRRIGIFAEDEDVTGKAYTGREFDDLPISEQAEAVVRASCFARVEPSHKSKIVEFLQAHDDITAMTGDGVNDAPALKKAEIGIAMGSGTAVAKSASEMVLADDNFSSIVAAVEEGRAIYNNMKQFIRYLISSNVGEVVCIFLTAALGLPEALIPVQLLWVNLVTDGLPATALGFNPPDLDIMDRAPRSPKEPLISGWLFFRYMAIGAYVGAATVGAAGWWFIYDVTGPGLSYYQLSHFMQCHGENPDFEGINCHIFEASHPMTMALSVLVTIEMANALNSLSENQSLLRMPPWSNFWLLSAMSLSMSLHFMIIYVDPLPMIFKMTPLSMEQWLMVLKLSFPVILIDEVLKFVARNYIDLGPSAKK, translated from the exons ATGGAGAACGCACACGCCAAGACCCCGGCCGAGTGCCTCACCTTCTTCAGTTCGAATGAGGCTACCGGCCTGACCCCAGACCAGTTCAAGAAGAACTTGGCCAAGTTTGGCCACAACG AGCTTCCCGCTGAGGAGG GTAAGAGCGTCTGGGAGCTCATCTATGAGCAGTTTGAGGACCTCCTGGTCAGGATCCTGCTGCTGGCTGCCTGCATTTCATTC GTGCTGGCCTGGTTTGAGGAAGGCGAGGAGACCGTCACCGCCTTCGTGGAGCCCTttgtcatcctcctcatcctcatcgctAACGCCATTGTCGGCGTGTGGCAG gaaCGTAATGCTGAGGACGCTATTGAGGCCCTGAAGGAGTATGAGCCCGAGATGGGCAAGGTGTACCGCTCCGACAGGAAGAGCGTGCAGATGATCAAGGCCAGAGAGATCGTCCCCGGTGACATCGTTGAGGTGTCAG TTGGTGACAAGGTCCCCGCTGATATCAGGCTTGTGTGCATCAAGTCCACCACCCTGCGTGTTGACCAGTCCATCCTTACCG GTGAGTCCGTCAGTGTGATCAAGCACACAGAGGCCGTCCCCGACCTGAGAGCTGTCAACCAGGACAAGAAGAACATGCTTTTCTCT GGCACCAACATCGCCGCCGGCAAGGCTATCGGAATTGCCGTGTACACCGGTGTGAGCACTGAGATCGGTAAAATCCGTGACCAGATGGCCGCCACCGAGCAGGAGAAGACCCCCCTCCAGGCCAAGCTTGACGAGTTCGGCGAGCAGCTGTCCAAGGTCATCACCCTCATTTGCATCGCCGTGTGGGCCATCAACATTGGCCACTTCAACGACCCCGTCCACGGAGGCTCCTGGATCCGCGGTGCCGTCTACTACTTCAAGATCGCTGTGGCTCTGGCCGTGGCCGCCATCCCCGagg GTCTGCCCGCCGTCATCACCACCTGCCTCGCTCTGGGCACCCGCCGCATGGCCAAGAAGAACGCCATCGTCAGGTCCCTGCCCTCCGTGGAGACTCTTGGCTGCACCTCTGTCATCTGCTCCGACAAGACCGGCACCCTCACCACCAACCAGATGTGTGTGACCAAG ATGTTCATCATCAAGGGCGTTGAGGGCGATCACGTCAACCTTGATGCCTTCGACATCTCTGGATCCAAGTACACACCCGAGGGCGAAGT ctcccAGGGTGGTGCCAAAACCAACTGCAGTGCCCACGATGGCCTGGTGGAGCTGTCCACCATCTGCGCTCTCTGCAACGACTCCTCTCTGGATTACAACGAG tCTAAGAAGATCTTTGAGAAGGTCGGTGAGGCCACTGAGACTGCCCTGTGCTGCCTGGTTGAGAAGATGAACGTGTTCAACTCCAACGTCAAGAACCTGTCCTTTATCGAGCGGGCCAACGCCTGCTGCACC GTGGTCAAGCAGCTGATGACAAAGAAATTCACCCTGGAGTTCTCCCGTGACCGGAAGTCAATGTCCGTGTACTGCACACCCGGCAAGGGAGACGGTGGCGCCAAGATGTTCGTTAAG GGTGCCCCAGAGGGTGTGATTGACAGATGCACATACGTTAGAGTCGGAACAACCCGCGTGCCCCTGACCGACGCCATCAAGGACAAGATCCTGGCCGTGATCAAGGACTGGGGAACCGGTCGCGATACCCTGCGTTGCCTGGCCCTGGCCACATGCGACAACCCCTTGAAGCCCGAGGAGATGAAGCTGGAGGACTCTACCAAGTTCGCCGATTACGAG TGTGACCTGACCTTCGTCGGATGCGTTGGCATGCTGGATCCCCCCCGCAAGGAGGTCAGTGGCTCCATCCAACTGTGCAGAGATGCTGGAATCCGTGTCATCATGATCACCG GCGACAACAAGGGAACCGCCATCGCCATCTGCCGTCGTATTGGCATCTTCGCCGAGGATGAGGATGTGACCGGAAAGGCCTACACCGGCCGCGAGTTTGACGACCTGCCCATCTCTGAGCAAGCCGAGGCCGTGGTCAGAGCCAGCTGCTTCGCCCGCGTGGAGCCCTCCCACAAGTCCAAGATTGTTGAGTTCCTCCAGGCTCACGATGACATCACCGCCATG accgGTGATGGTGTGAACGATGCCCCCGCCCTGAAGAAGGCGGAGATCGGTATCGCCATGGGCTCTGGCACCGCCGTTGCCAAGTCTGCCTCTGAGATGGTCCTCGCTGACGACAACTTCTCCTCCATTGTGGCCGCCGTTGAGGAGGGCCGCGCTATCTACAACAACATGAAGCAGTTCATCCGCTACCTCATCTCCTCCAACGTTGGTGAGGTCGTCTG TATCTTCCTGACAGCTGCCCTCGGTCTCCCCGAGGCCCTGATCCCCGTCCAGCTTCTGTGGGTCAACCTGGTGACTGACGGTCTGCCCGCCACCGCTCTGGGCTTCAACCCCCCCGACCTGGACATCATGGACAGAGCCCCCCGTTCCCCCAAAGAGCCCCTGATCTCCGGATGGCTGTTCTTCAGATATATGGCTATTGGCG CATATGTTGGTGCCGCTACCGTTGGCGCTGCTGGTTGGTGGTTCATCTACGATGTCACCGGCCCCGGACTCTCTTACTACCAGCTG tcTCACTTCATGCAGTGCCACGGCGAGAACCCCGACTTCGAGGGCATTAACTGCCACATCTTTGAGGCCTCTCACCCCATGACCATGGCCCTGTCTGTCCTTGTCACCATTGAGATGGCCAACGCCCTCAACAg CTTGTCTGAGAACCAGTCTCTGCTGCGTATGCCCCCATGGAGCAACTTCTGGCTGCTGTCCGCCATGTCCCTGTCCATGTCCCTCCACTTCATGATCATCTACGTCGACCCCCTGCCC ATGATCTTCAAGATGACCCCTCTGAGTATGGAACAGTGGTTGATGGTGCTCAAGCTCTCCTTCCCTGTCATCCTCATTGATGAAGTGCTCAAGTTTGTGGCCCGCAACTACATTGATC TGGGCCCCAGCGCGAAGAAGTAG
- the LOC115530704 gene encoding sulfotransferase 1C2 — protein MSDKRVVALSGSIQEAGGSIIRFPLISVQGVPLRNHIATNWDSISAFEAHPSDLLIATYPKAGTTWTQEIVDLLLNDGDQEVCRRAPIAVRMPFLEHFSPPHCPSGLELLKGMPPPRVIKTHLPFQLVPQGFWKNKCKTIYVARNAKDNLVSYFHFDRMNQTQPEPGPWDSYIPKFMEGKLAWGSWYDHVKGYWKEREKNNILYLFYEDMKENPRREVERIMRYLGKSLPDDVISRIVELTSFKAMKENPMVNYTFIPMPVFDQSISPFMRKGEVGDWNNHFTQEQSRVFDEDYEIQMKGSNIPFRINI, from the exons ATGTCAGATAAGAGGGTTGTCGCGCTCTCTGGCTCCATCCAGGAGGCAGGGGGGTCCATTATCCGCTTCCCCCTGATCTCAGTCCAGGGGGTCCCCCTCAGGAACCACATTGCCACTAACTGGGACAGTATCTCTGCCTTCGAGGCCCACCCCTCGGACCTGCTCATCGCCACCTACCCTAAAGCAG gcaCCACGTGGACCCAGGAGATCGTGGACCTGCTTCTCAACGATGGAGACCAGGAGGTCTGCCGGCGCGCGCCCATCGCCGTCAGGATGCCCTTCCTGGAGcatttctctcctcctcattgtcCCTCAG GTCTGGAACTCCTGAAGGGGATGCCCCCCCCAAGGGTCATTAAGACCCACCTTCCCTTCCAGCTGGTCCCTCAGGGCTTCTGGAAGAACAAATGCAAG ACCATCTACGTGGCTCGCAACGCCAAGGACAACCTGGTCAGCTACTTCCACTTCGACCGCATGAACCAGACCCAGCCGGAGCCCGGTCCCTGGGACTCCTACATCCCCAAGTTCATGGAGGGAAAAT TGGCGTGGGGGTCCTGGTACGACCATGTCAAAGGTTACTGGAAGGAACGAGAGAAAAACAACATCCTTTACCTCTTCTACGAAGACATGAAGGAG AACCCGCGGCGTGAGGTGGAGCGCATCATGCGCTACCTAGGCAAGTCCCTccctgatgatgtcatcagccGCATCGTGGAGCTGACGTCCTTCAAGGCGATGAAGGAGAACCCCATGGTTAACTACACCTTCATCCCCATGCCCGTGTTCGACCAGTCCATCTCCCCTTTCATGAGGAAAG GCGAGGTCGGAGACTGGAACAACCACTTCACCCAGGAGCAGTCCAGGGTGTTTGATGAAGACTATGAAATACAGATGAAGGGCAGCAACATCCCTTTCAGGATCAACATCTGA